The Clostridium botulinum BKT015925 genome includes the window GGCGGACATTTTCAACCAGGTTTATATCCTTCATCTATAAATGTTTATTTTGGAAGTCTTACAGGGGCTACTCCGGATGGAAGAAGTTCTAATGAACCTTTAGCAGATGGAGTATCACCATCAAGAGGTCAAGATACATGTGGACCTACAGCAGCTGGAAATTCTGTTGCAAAATTAGATCATTTTATTGCTTCTAATGGAACGTTATTTAATCAAAAGTTTCATCCATCAGCATTAAAGGGTGATAAGGGGCTTCAAAATTTAGCAGCTGTAGTTAGAAGTTATTTTGATCAAAAAGGTATGCATGTACAATACAATGTAATAGATAGAGATACACTTATTAAAGCACAAGAAAACCCTGAAGATTATCGTGATCTAATTGTAAGAGTTGCAGGCTATAGTGCACAGTTTATTTCTCTTAATAAAGCTATACAGGATGATATTATAAAAAGAACCGAACATGTTATGTGAATATAAATTTGGGAGATATAAAAATGAATAAAAAAGATATTAAAGGATGCATATTTAATATTCAAAAGTTTTCATTAAATGATGGACCAGGAATAAGAAGTATAGTATTTTTCAAAGGGTGCCCAATGTTGTGTTTATGGTGTAGTAATCCAGAATCACAATGTGTTCAGCCACAAATTATGTATAATAAAAACTTATGCGTGCAATGTGGTGTGTGTAACTCTGTTTGTTCAAATTATGCCATAAATTTAAACTCAGAAAATAAAATAGAAAGAGATAAGTGTATTGGTTGCGGTAAATGTGCAGAAATATGTCCATCAGAAGCACTGGTTGTTTCGGGTAAAAGTGTTACTGTAGGCGAGGTAGTTGAAAAATTAAAAAAAGACAGTATTTATTATAGAAAATCTGGTGGTGGTGTAACTTTATCTGGAGGAGAGGCATTATTACAGCCAGAATTTGCAATAGAGCTTTTAAAACAATGTAAATCCCTTGGATGGCATACAGCCATTGAAACAGCTATGTATGTAAGTGATGAAATTGTAGAAAAGGTAGTGCCATATTTAGATTTGATATTAGTAGATGTTAAAAGTATGGATAGTTCAAGACACAAAGAATTTACTGGTGTAGATAATGAAACTATATTAAATAATATAAGGTTAAGTGATAAAATAGCAAAAGAAATAATTATTAGAGTTCCTGTTATTGAGGGATTTAATAGTGATGAAAAGAGCATAAGAGATATTGCCGAATTTGCTAAAACACTAAAAAAGGTAAAGAGAATAGATCTTCTTCCATATCACAGTTATGGAGAAAATAAATATCAAACTATAGGTAGAAATTATTTTCTTAAAAATTTAAAACCTCCGTCAAATGAAAAAATGAATTGTTTTAGGAAGATAGTACAAGGCAGAGGATTGTTTTGTAGCATAGGGGCTTGATAATAAACTATAGAATATAAGGGGTTACTAGATATTATTTTGCTAGTGACTCTTTTTTATTTTGTAACTAATAATAAATTTATAATAACTTTATTAATTTAGGAAAAAATAAT containing:
- a CDS encoding glycyl-radical enzyme activating protein, translating into MNKKDIKGCIFNIQKFSLNDGPGIRSIVFFKGCPMLCLWCSNPESQCVQPQIMYNKNLCVQCGVCNSVCSNYAINLNSENKIERDKCIGCGKCAEICPSEALVVSGKSVTVGEVVEKLKKDSIYYRKSGGGVTLSGGEALLQPEFAIELLKQCKSLGWHTAIETAMYVSDEIVEKVVPYLDLILVDVKSMDSSRHKEFTGVDNETILNNIRLSDKIAKEIIIRVPVIEGFNSDEKSIRDIAEFAKTLKKVKRIDLLPYHSYGENKYQTIGRNYFLKNLKPPSNEKMNCFRKIVQGRGLFCSIGA